The DNA region TTTCATTAAAATAGGACTTGCTACTTTTAATCTTTTTGAATAATCTTCTTTTTCAAGTAAAATATTTTGTAATCTACCAAATCCAGTTTCTAGAGACATTACAACTTTTTCTCTATATGGATCAATTGGTGGATTTGTAACTTGTGCAAATTTTTGTCTAAAAAAATCTGTAAAATTTCTATTTACTTTTGAAAAAGCTGCTAATGGTGTATCATCTCCCATAGAACCTACGGGTTCTTTACCATCTTTTGCCATTGGATCAATTACTTGATCAATTACTTCATAAGTAACATTAAAATATTTTTGTTTATTTTCTAATTCATCTATTTTATAATCATCAAATTCTAAAAATGATTCTTCAATATATTCTTGAAGATATTTCATTCCGTTATTTAACCATTTAGAATAGTTCTGAGAAGATTTCAAATAATCATTAATATCATCTTCTTTTAAAATTTTTCCATATTTTAAATCAAGTGCAATCATTTGCCCTGATTGTAATCTTCCTCTTTCTAATATATTATCTTCTTCAATAGGAAGAGTTCCATATTCAGATGTAATATAAATATTTTTATCTTTTGTAATAATATATTTAGATGGTCTTAACCCATTTCTATCAATTAAACATCCTATATGTCTTCCATCTGTTAATGAAACTGCTGCTGGACCATCCCAAGCTTCCATACTTGCTGCTGTATATTCATAAAATGCTCTTAAATCAGAATCCATATGTGGAGCATTTTGCCAAGGTGCAGGGATTAGACTTCTTGCAGCTTTGAAAAAATCAACTCCATTTACTACCATAAATTCAAACATATTATCTAATGATGCAGAATCAGAGCTACCTTCTTGTAAAATTGGTAAAATTCTTTTTAATTCATCATCTGTAAATATTTCAGATTCGATTTGTTCAGATTTTACTTCTACACTAAATCTATTAGCTTCAACAGAATTAATTTCTCCATTATGTGCAATTGCTCTAAATGGTTGAGCTAATTTCCATTTTGGAAGTGTATTAGTAGAAAATCTTTGATGAAATAATGAAAATGAGATTTGAAAATCTTCATCTCTTAGATCTAAATAAAAATGCTTAATATGCGTAGGCATAATAAGACCTTTATACGCAATTACTTTTGATGAAAATGAAGGAATATAAAAATCGTGTTTATCTTCTAAGTGATGTTCACACTCTTTTCTTGTTAAATAAAGCATAGCATCAAATCTTTTTGATGACATTAAACTTCCAGGTGTTACAAAAACTTGTATAATATTTGGTAAAGTATCTAAAGCTTGTTTACCTAAAGCATTAGTATCTACAGGAACATCTCTTGTCATTAATACTTTTAAATCATTATTTTCACAATATTCTTTAAATACATCAATATCTTTTATATCTTTTGTGAAAATCATAGCTACTGCATATGTTTCAGGTAAATCAATACCCTTTTCAGCAGTAACTTTTCTCATAAAATAATCTGGCATTGATAATAACAACCCAGATCCATCCCCCGTTTTTCCATCCGCTGCAACTGCACCTCTGTGCATCATTCTTTCCAGCGAAGTAATAGCATCTTCTAAGTTTTTATGACTTGGTTTATTTTTTAAATTTGCTAATAAACCAAAACCACAGTTATCTTTAAAAGATGTTAATAAGTCTAAGTTAGAACCCATTATTTTCCTTTTTGTTAATATAGTATAATTATTATATCCCTTAATAAAAGTATTACAATTTACCAAAACATTAATTAAAAAATGTTTAATTTTATTTACATAAGCTACTACTAAGGTAAATTTTGTTTGAGAATATTGTGGTTACAAAGCGGTAACCTAATATTTTATGATATTATTTTATAAAGAAAAAATCTTATTAAAAAATTTTTTTAATAGCTTTTATTATTTATTTATATAATTATTTACAATTTTTATAGAAACTTAGTTTATAAATTTAAGCACTGTTTTAGTTATCTTGCTTTTTTTACTATTTTTGCTATTTTAATGCTATTTTTACAAGAATAAACGATACTTAACATATGCTCAAATAATTATAAAATGGTACTTTTGAAACATTTTAATAATAAATTTTTAAATTTATATTTTTTTACATAACATTTACATAATTTTAGATTATAATTTTCAAAGTATCAAAAAACAAGGAGTGAAAATGACAAAAATTATGAAAGGTATAGTATCTAGTGCTGTAGTTGCTTCAGCATTATTTTTTACTGGTTGTGGTGACAATAAAGGTGACTCACAAGAAACTAAAGCTTCAGCTGACAATAGTAAAAAAACTTATGTACTTAAGTTTTCTCATGTTGTAAGTGCTAACACACCAAAAGGTAAAGCAGCAGATTATTTTGAAAAAAGATTAGAAGAACTTTCAAATGGACAAATTGATGTTCAAGTTTATCCTTCTTCTCAATTATATAAAGATAATGCTGTATTAAAAGCTTTAAAATTAGACTCAGTTCAAATGGCAGCACCAAGTTTTTCTAAATTTGGTAAGATTGTTCCTCAATTAGCTTTATTTGATCTTCCATTTTTATTTAAAGATATAGATCATTTACATAGAGTTCAAGATGGAGAAGTTGGTAAAGAATTAAAATCTATGGTAACAGAAAAAGGATATAAAGCCTTATCATTTTGGGATAATAACTTTAAACAATTTACATCATCAAAAAAACCTATCTTAATGCCTTCAGATGCAGAAGGTCAAAAATTTAGAATTATGTCATCAAAAGTACTTGAAGAGCAATTTAAAGCAGTAGGAGCAAGTCCACAAATGATGCCTTTCTCTGAGGTTTATTCTGCATTACAACAAGGTGTAATTGATGCAGCAGAAAATCCAATTTCAAATATTTATACTAAAAAATTCCATGAAGTACAAAAATATTTAACTATTTCAAATCATGGTTATTTAGGTTACTTAGTTGTAATGAGTGAAAAATTCTGGAATTCTTTAACTCCTGAATTACAAAAAGATGTAGAACAAGCGATGAAAGAAGCTACTCAAAAAGAAAGAGAATATGCAAATGAATTAGATAAAGAGCAATTTGACTTAATCAAAAAATATGCAAAAGAGACTGGAAAATTAGAAATCTTTACACTTAATGATGAGCAAAGAAAAGCTTGGAAAGAAGCTACAAGTAAAATCTACCCAGACTTTTATGATAAAGATGTAATTGGTAAAGATTTAATTGAGAAAACTCTAGCAACGGAATAATTATAATGTCAATTTTCAGAATTATAAGTAAAATAATTGGACATATAAATCAAAAAATCGCAGTAGTGGGAATCACTGCTGGGGTTGTTGTTGCTTTTGTAAATGTTGTAGCAAGGTATTTATTTGATGCATCATTTACATGGGCAAGTGAATTGTCTATATCTTTATTTTTATGGAGTGTTTTCTTTGCAGCAGCATATTGCTTTAAAAAAGATGCCCATATTGCAGTTACAATAGTGCTTGATGCAATGCCATCAAGAATAGCAAAAGTAATGTTAATTATATCTCATCTTGTAACTTTTATTTTTTTATGTGCAGTTGCATTTTTTGGATATAAATACTTACTTTTAGTAATTGATTTAGATGAAAGGTCTATTGATCTTTGGAATATGCCAATGTGGATTATTTACTTAGTTATACCTATTTCATTCTCTTTTGGAGCATACAGAGTTGCAGAAAGAATTCATGGTATTTTAAGTACAAGTCATGAAAAAATAGTAAAAGAGTCTGAAGCAGAACATGTTTTAGCAGAAATGGGAATGAATTCAAAAGAGTATAAGGATAATGAGAATTTGCAAAATTTAAGTAAAATGGTTAAAGAAGTAGAGAAAAAAACAGGAGGAATGCTATGAGTATAGCAGTATTATTTGCAATATTTTTCCTTCTAGTTATTCTTGGAACACCTATTGCTATTTGTTTAGGTGGAGCAACATTTGTTACATTATTATTATTTACATCAATTTCACCAATTGAAATATCTGCAATGATGTTTGAGAAAGTTGAGCATTATTCACTTATGGCTATTCCAATGTTTATTTTTGCGGGTAATTTACTAAGTAAAGGTAGTGCCGCACAAAGAATTATTGAATTTGCAAAATCAATAGTTGGACATCTGCCTGGGGGATTACCAATTTCAGCTATTTTTGCATCTATTATTTTTGCAGCAGTTTCAGGTAGTTCTCCAGCAACAGTTGTAGCTATTGGTTCTATTATGTTTGGTGCTATTATGCAAGCTGGCTATCCAAAGAAATATGCAGTTGGTACAATTGCAACAGCAGGTTCTTTAGGTATATTAATTCCACCTTCAATTGTATTAATTGTATATGGAGTTACAGCAGAAGTTTCTA from Malaciobacter molluscorum LMG 25693 includes:
- a CDS encoding TRAP transporter small permease; this encodes MSIFRIISKIIGHINQKIAVVGITAGVVVAFVNVVARYLFDASFTWASELSISLFLWSVFFAAAYCFKKDAHIAVTIVLDAMPSRIAKVMLIISHLVTFIFLCAVAFFGYKYLLLVIDLDERSIDLWNMPMWIIYLVIPISFSFGAYRVAERIHGILSTSHEKIVKESEAEHVLAEMGMNSKEYKDNENLQNLSKMVKEVEKKTGGML
- a CDS encoding TRAP transporter substrate-binding protein produces the protein MTKIMKGIVSSAVVASALFFTGCGDNKGDSQETKASADNSKKTYVLKFSHVVSANTPKGKAADYFEKRLEELSNGQIDVQVYPSSQLYKDNAVLKALKLDSVQMAAPSFSKFGKIVPQLALFDLPFLFKDIDHLHRVQDGEVGKELKSMVTEKGYKALSFWDNNFKQFTSSKKPILMPSDAEGQKFRIMSSKVLEEQFKAVGASPQMMPFSEVYSALQQGVIDAAENPISNIYTKKFHEVQKYLTISNHGYLGYLVVMSEKFWNSLTPELQKDVEQAMKEATQKEREYANELDKEQFDLIKKYAKETGKLEIFTLNDEQRKAWKEATSKIYPDFYDKDVIGKDLIEKTLATE